The genomic stretch TTCGACCAGATAATACAACCCTTACCCATTCTTACACTATCAGATAAAATCGCATTGCGGGATATAATGTTGGGGAATATAATATTCTCTTTATTTTTGAACTTCTGTACTATTTCTTTTCTTAAAGATGCGTTAGCTACACCGCACACCACATGTATTTCATCCTCATAGTTAGCCAGCCACTCATCATCTCCAAGAATGCAATATCCGTGAATCTGCTCTGAATTGAAAGTATCCAATCGGTCTACAAAGCCCAATATATTCCACTCGTTTTCAATCTTATTGTTTTCCTCAAGCAACCATAGTACTTCTTTTGCAAATCCCCCTGTACCTAAAATTACTATGTCCTTCTTATTCATTGACTTCTCCTTTAACAACAAATCCATCCACCTATACTCACCATCAAGTCATTATTGAAATTGACCAACATCTTTTATCTAATCGACCTATCTTTACTCTCCTCTTTATCCTCTATCTTTTTTCTCATTTCTTCCATTTCATCGAGCTGACCCATATCCATCCATGAGTTCTCACTGATAGGGTATACGCCGACTTTTTCTCCAGATTTTTTATACTTTTCAATAATATCCGGAAAGCCAATATCCGTATCAGTATCCAGTTCCTCAATTACCTTAGGCTCTACGATATAACATCCTGTATTCGTAAAAAAGGATAATTCTGGTTTCTCCTTCATGCTATCTATTTCGCCATGTTCGCCAATCTTAATTACGCCGTAGGGTATTTTTATATTCTTTAACGAACAAACCATGGTAATTAGGTTTTTCTCTTTCTTATGATATAGATACATCTTTTCATAGTCTTCCTCTATGAGAATATCGCAGTTAGAAAGAATGAATGTCGTTTCAATTTGCCCTTTCAGTAGGCTTAAGCCTCCTCCAGTTCCGAGTGGCTTATCCTCTTCGATATAAGTCACCTCGTAATCTCGTTCTATCTCATTGAAATAGGCCTTAATCATATTCTTTTTATGATTCACAATTAAGAAAAAATCCTTACATCCATAGTCATTAAATCTATTGATGATATGCTCAGCAATTGGAATATCACCTATAGGTATTAACGGCTTAGGAAGTATCTTTGTATATGGATATAGCCTTGTCCCAAGTCCTCCAGCCATAATAACAACCGGAATATTCAGCACTCTCTTAGTTGCTATCTCCTTATCATTCCATAGCATAACAGAGATAATCTTCATATTTTTATCAACAACAGGCAGTGCTTCCACCGATTTCCTTCTCATATAATCTCTCGCAGTTGAACTATCTCTTTCGTATATGAACTTCGGATTATAATTAGCAATATCCTTGACCCTAGCATCAAGGTTTCCTTTTTTCAAGATCCATCTTCTGATATCTCCATCCGTAAGTGCAGCTATTAGCTTTTCGTCTTTCTCAACAAAAAGTACTTTTTGGGCGGCCTTATCTAGGGCTTGCATCGCTTCTATCATTGTGTTCTCTTCATTTATTAAAATATCTTTGATGTTCACGGCAACCACACATCCACCTCCTATCAAGGATTTTTAGATTATATTAAATATTTCTTAAGCACTCCACAACATACAGCGCATCTTCTTTTGCCAAATTAGTACTGCAAGGGATATTCACTATACAGGCTAAGTAATGCTTCGCCTTCTCAATCTTATAGGTCCGGCTGGTCAAATAAGGTTTCTGCTCACTTATAAGTCCCCAAATTGGCCTTGACTGAATATTTTTTGACAATAGGTATTGTATAATTTCGTCTCTACTCAGCGAACATTCTCTATCGCATTTCAAAGCATAAAACCAGTAGTTAGATCTAATACCTGATTTGAAATCCAATAACGACAATCCAGGTATCTCTTGGATCTTTTCTTTATAAAGGTTATAGTTCTCTTCCTTTATCTTAATAAAGCTCTCAAGCTGCTCAAGTTGAGCTAGGCCCAGCGCCGCCTGCAAATTAGTCATTCTA from Desulfitobacterium dichloroeliminans LMG P-21439 encodes the following:
- a CDS encoding acetyltransferase translates to MNKKDIVILGTGGFAKEVLWLLEENNKIENEWNILGFVDRLDTFNSEQIHGYCILGDDEWLANYEDEIHVVCGVANASLRKEIVQKFKNKENIIFPNIISRNAILSDSVRMGKGCIIWSNSILTVDICLGDFVTIIYDCTVGHDAELEDYVTLYPSVNVSGNVHIKAETEIGTGTQIIQGLSIGENTIIGAGSVVIRDTPNNCTAVGNPAKVIRQKK
- a CDS encoding sugar phosphate nucleotidyltransferase; the encoded protein is MNIKDILINEENTMIEAMQALDKAAQKVLFVEKDEKLIAALTDGDIRRWILKKGNLDARVKDIANYNPKFIYERDSSTARDYMRRKSVEALPVVDKNMKIISVMLWNDKEIATKRVLNIPVVIMAGGLGTRLYPYTKILPKPLIPIGDIPIAEHIINRFNDYGCKDFFLIVNHKKNMIKAYFNEIERDYEVTYIEEDKPLGTGGGLSLLKGQIETTFILSNCDILIEEDYEKMYLYHKKEKNLITMVCSLKNIKIPYGVIKIGEHGEIDSMKEKPELSFFTNTGCYIVEPKVIEELDTDTDIGFPDIIEKYKKSGEKVGVYPISENSWMDMGQLDEMEEMRKKIEDKEESKDRSIR